A window from Actinomycetota bacterium encodes these proteins:
- a CDS encoding DUF86 domain-containing protein: MLQSAERVACYLAGVTFKSFEADPVLQDAVIRRLEIIGEAARRVSTRYADAHDTVPWRDAIDMRNLLAHEYDVVSLGIVWETAQVDLPELADSLRAVLGDCVWPTGYTP; the protein is encoded by the coding sequence ATGCTCCAGTCGGCCGAGCGGGTCGCGTGCTATCTCGCGGGTGTGACCTTCAAGTCCTTCGAGGCTGACCCCGTGCTCCAGGATGCCGTCATCAGACGGCTGGAGATCATCGGCGAAGCGGCCCGGCGGGTTTCGACGCGATACGCCGACGCGCACGACACAGTCCCCTGGCGCGACGCCATCGACATGCGGAACCTGCTCGCTCACGAGTACGACGTGGTCAGCCTCGGCATCGTATGGGAGACCGCTCAGGTCGACCTGCCGGAACTGGCGGACTCCCTGCGGGCGGTCCTCGGTGATTGCGTCTGGCCCACGGGGTATACTCCCTAA
- a CDS encoding transcriptional repressor — translation MEDRAPYGRGRVSRQRASISAAAAMMGGAFSVDDLAVRAREIDPGVGTATVYRAVAAMVASGHLDAVGERDGRALYAVCGEAGHHHHAVCTSCGRVEATPCAVEHLVPPGGFRVTRHEVTLYGLCGPCARRAG, via the coding sequence GTGGAGGACCGGGCACCGTACGGACGCGGCCGGGTCAGCCGGCAGCGCGCGTCGATCTCGGCCGCAGCCGCGATGATGGGCGGCGCGTTCAGCGTCGACGACCTGGCCGTCCGAGCGCGGGAGATCGACCCGGGTGTAGGCACGGCGACGGTCTACCGCGCGGTCGCGGCGATGGTCGCGTCGGGGCATCTCGACGCCGTCGGTGAGCGGGACGGGCGCGCGCTGTACGCGGTGTGCGGCGAGGCGGGGCACCACCATCACGCCGTGTGCACATCGTGCGGCCGGGTCGAGGCGACCCCGTGCGCGGTCGAGCACCTCGTGCCGCCCGGCGGCTTCCGCGTCACCCGGCACGAGGTGACGCTGTACGGGCTGTGCGGCCCGTGCGCGCGGCGGGCGGGCTGA
- a CDS encoding helix-turn-helix domain-containing protein, which translates to MLSATTERLYARRVISLIDIGPALVAARHAAGLSQRDLGDALGVRQQQVARWERTGYRTASLANLARVAEALRPGAAGIAAETVAAYGTATAPRLTVDVLALAAACEDNGVTELALFGSALRDDFRADSDVDVLVTFAPYTRPRLRDLARLRNTLAGVFGRPVDVVERAAVERSDNAMRRAAILEGARVIYAA; encoded by the coding sequence TTGTTGTCAGCGACAACCGAACGGTTGTATGCTCGGCGCGTGATCTCGCTCATCGACATCGGACCCGCGTTGGTCGCCGCCAGGCATGCCGCTGGGCTCTCGCAGCGCGACCTCGGTGACGCGCTGGGCGTGCGGCAGCAGCAGGTCGCCCGATGGGAGCGGACGGGGTACCGCACCGCCAGCCTTGCGAACCTCGCACGCGTCGCCGAGGCGCTGCGCCCGGGCGCTGCCGGGATCGCTGCCGAGACGGTCGCGGCCTACGGGACAGCGACGGCCCCCCGCCTGACGGTGGACGTGCTCGCGCTCGCCGCGGCATGCGAGGACAACGGCGTCACCGAGCTCGCACTCTTCGGCTCCGCACTCCGGGACGACTTCCGCGCCGACAGCGACGTGGACGTCCTGGTCACGTTCGCCCCGTACACCAGGCCGCGGCTTCGCGATCTCGCCCGGCTGCGCAACACGCTGGCCGGCGTGTTCGGGCGGCCGGTTGATGTGGTCGAACGCGCCGCGGTAGAGCGCAGCGACAACGCGATGCGCCGCGCCGCGATCCTGGAGGGCGCGCGTGTCATCTACGCCGCGTGA